The Dromaius novaehollandiae isolate bDroNov1 chromosome 4, bDroNov1.hap1, whole genome shotgun sequence genome contains the following window.
GGAAAAAGTGTCGGTTCTATGGGGCAGGGCATTGCCTATATAGGAAATCTATGTAGCTAcatctacacttttttttttttttctctctcacaaaaaaaaaagtctgggtgGGAAATAGTGTGGCTGCAGCATATTGTACTCTGGTTATATCTTTCTAGTTCAACAGCTTTCAAAATACCTTACTCTGCACTTTTCAGGAGGAGAGAATGAGATTTCCTTCCCTGTCAGGGCAACAGGCAAGAGATGCAGCTGAAGGTGCAGGGATAAAAACACTCACGTTTGTAATGACAGCTGCAATACTAGTATTGAGAAGAAATAGGTTGAGTTATTGGACAGTCACAGTAGTGATTTTATCTTCCCCAAGTGAAAGTCTGGAATAGAACAAAATGCTGTTGGCTTCTGTTGTCCTATACGTTTCAGAATTTGCAATAAAAAGTGACTGTTCACACTTAATGCTACTGTTTCCAGAtgtcagcaggagaaaaaaaacaatactGTGAGCGGTGTTGAGGAGATTATACCTATGATTTCCACTTAGCAAGTTTGAATCACTTAACAATTGTACAAAGCAgacaatattctttaaaaatgaaagctagtTTGTAAAAAGCTGCTCTGTaggaagagagagattttataGTGTATCTTCTGTCTTCAGAAGCAAGTATATTAGTTTGGTATTGTTCATAAATTCCCTTGCACGTTCAAATAAAATCCTTAAGTTGTTTGTGAAGAAAAATACTGCATCTAACAAAGTGCATCAGATTTCACTGGCAGCTCTGAGTTAATTtagttcttttcatttttccttcatcttttatGTATAGGTCTAGTATAACTTTTgggaaacagtatttttaaatccagcaaaataaaaatgttagggTACAAACTAAGACTGGTTTATGGCTTTAATCTCATATTTGGGTTCATTAAACTTGCTTCTGAGAACTAAGAATGTATTAAAGATTCAATGCAACTCATCCAGTTATTTTGCATGATTTGCAAGAGCAGGGGGAACAAAAGTCAACCTGAAGCACTCATTAttggttgctttaaaaaaaaaaaaaaatcctgtgatgCACTAAACATTAGATGACCTAGTCTCAAAAGTTCAACCTCAGTTTAAAATGAAACTTGCTTTAATTAGTCTTGGTAATATGAAAGAAAACCATTCTGAGTGATTTAAGTTGATCTAAATCCTGATCATCCATTCACTCCTGCGTAGCTTTGTAACTATGTCCACTTGAAAATGTAATGCCAAATCTTTAGATGAATAGGAAGGAGAAGGTGGAGGACCTGGATATCCTAATTCTGGAGTGTTATCCATGGTATTCAAGTGATGACCATGTGAGTTCTAAGTTTTTTCCTATAACACAGCACATTTTATTGCTTTGGTTTGTGGGCCAGGGCTTTAGAACTGCTGTGGTAAAGAATCTGAACTAAAATTCCTACTTTGTCAAATGGAGGCAGGCTGTCGAATATTCACACTGTGGTACTTCAACAGCTATGATTCCCTTTCCTGGGTTATCCTTTCTTTCCCAGTGTCTCAAACGGAGACATTGGAAATGTCTCTCTTTTTTAGAACTTCAAAGAATTTTCTTGCAACAGATTGTGATCTTAAACATCGATTTGATGATCACATGCAACTTGCATTAAATACCAGATCTAGCCCACTAGGGTATACTATAATTAAAATTTGTACTATTTCTCATCATTTAGAAATACATTCTTATATTTTCTTGAGCATGTTCTATCTTGTGTAATTATTCCTATTATCTTCATTTTGTAGAAGCATTAAAAGAAATAGATGATGTCTATGAAAAATACAAGTCAGAAAATGATCCTGTTCAGAAGAAACGCTTGCAGCAGCATCTTCAGCGTGCATTAATCAACAGCCAAGAACTTGGAGATGAAAAAATTCAAATAGTTACTCAGATGCTAGAACTGGTAGAGAATAGAGCGCGGCAAATGGAAACACACTCTCAGTGTTTTCAAGATCTGTCTGAGAACGAAAAGCCTCTAGAAAAGGCAAAGATGGAATCCTGCCAACCAGAGAGATCTTCACGTCGACCCCGTCGCCAGCGAACCAGTGAAAGCCGCGATCTGTGCCATATAGCAAATGGTATTGATGACTGCGATGAGCCACCTAAAGAAAAAAGATCCAAatcttccaagaagaaaaaacGCTCCAAAGCCAAACAAGAGAGGGAAGTTTCACCTGTAGAATTTGCAATTGATCCCAATGAACCAACTTACTGCTTATGTAACCAAGTGTCTTATGGCGAAATGATAGGATGTGATAATGAACAGTGTCCTATTGAGTGGTTTCACTTCTCATGTGTTGGACTCACCTACAAACCAAAGGGGAAATGGTATTGCCCCAAGTGCAGAGGAGATAATGAGAAAACTATGGACAAATGTACTGACAAATCAAAAAAGGATAGAAGATCGAGGTAGTGAACGCAATTCATGTTTTAAAGAGTTGCTccttttatattaaaatgtttaatttccaGAGAACGCTGTTTTAGGAAATGCATAAGACTATGCAATAATTTTTAATCTATAATATTAATGGAGTATTAAAAGCTGTCATACCTTCTGTGATCTTTAACTTTCTGCACTGAATAACCACATAGTTGAGACAGGGTGGCTTCAGACCTTCACAGAAGACATTACAAGCATATGGCTCTTGGTTTCAATTTAACCCCATTAGTATTTTAAAAAACCTTGTGGGTCTTGAAATAGTGGTGATGGGAAAGATACTGAAGAACTTTTCATGTCATGGGAATTTCATTGAGTTCCTCTGAAGCACCTCACATAACTTAGAATCTTAACAACTGAATTTGTTTGGTATCCCAGGTCTTAAAAGTTTTTGGCTTTTGTGTTAACATCACATATTTGGAATTAGGGTTTTTGAATTCAGCCATAACTGCACGTAAAAGTCTTCCGAGCTAAAGGCAGACCTCTTCAGTGACTTTCATATGACCAATATGTTATTTCAAGGAAGAAAATACCACTAACTTATGCTTTTTATGTCAATATTAAACTCTTGTCTTGGTGACTTTACATTCGGGAGTCAGTTTCTGGATACGATAGTAATGAAGGTGTATAAGCAGTTTTGGATATTCTTACTGGGTTTTGTTGGGGTTCTGTTGAGCATCCTGATATGGTCTTTACTGGTTAAGATACTTCTCTAATGCTGAAACTGTGTCCTGGATCCTTTTCTGTCTTGCCACAGCCTATATAAGTCTTGAAGTGGTAAAAGGATCCCTTGAGAGGGCATACGGACATCTTGGGGATCAGAAATTGCAAATGTTATGACAACTGTCCTCATAATAGATCTGTAGAGAGCTGAAATATGATTGTGCTCTCTGGGATataagctttgcttttccttcagtgGTACTTGGATAAGTGCGTGGCCACGCCTGGGTTTAGGCACAGCACCAAAGCTCTTGGGCTTGGGAAACTGGCTAAAAAGCCTGAAGGCAAGAGTCTTCACTAAAAGCTTTGATAACtaataataatcataaaagcGTGACTGGCATAGAGCTAGTAGGCAAATGTGAGCAGGTATCTGACAGATTAAGTGGTGTTCTGAAGTATGCTAGTGTCGAAACAGTACTTGGCTGATAGTTAAGGACGTACTGTTTAACTGCCACCCCCTAGAGAAGGCAGAAAAGTATACagataaaaacagttttctgttcCTTTGCAATGAAAATAGTTAATAGAGGAAAAGTGAATGGTGTCCCACAGAGGGTTGCCGCTCAACAGCCTTCTCCACCGCGAGTGCCTGTGCCCTGGTGCTCTCGGCAGCActagcagagcagctctgcagggctgggtgTGGGTGCGCTCTCTAATTGGGCTGCAAGTGCTCGGAAGTCCTGATAGGGCTCTGCTCTTTGCTGCTGAGGTCTCCCTtgacagcacagagaaaaaagtgACACCATCTCTGGCCAAGCCAAAACTAAAAGCAGTTATGCGGAGTTGAGAGCACTCTGGAAGGCAGATTTTAATTTTAGCTAAAGCAAGCTTTGCTGGATGAATACCAGCAAAACTCTTCCTGCATCCCCACTAGAGGGCTGTGCTAGTACAGCTGTgactgctggggctggagggctaGACACATTGCACTTAACAAAAGGGAAAGCAGTCAGGCCAGATGGTATGAATCAATGTGCTGGTCTCTAAATATTATCAGCTACATAAAATAGTAAGCCTATTTTGACAATTAGGATCTGATTCCTTAATGGGATTTAGCATTTGCAAGTGATACTGTAGTTAACATATGGCAGGGGAATGTGAAGCTGGGGTTCAAGTCTTTgctctaaaattttatttttatgaagtgGAATAGCTATGCTGTGGAGATCTGCACCACAGTAAGCAAATAGCTGTTGCAGAAAACCATGGTAAAGGCTCTGACCATCAGCAGGGTAGGAGAGAACATAAGCCTTTATTCCAAGACCATATCTTACTTTCTAGGCTGTTGGCTAATTTCAGTTTGCAAAGATGGACTTCTTGAGGGGACTGGATCATTGTTACCGACTTCATATGGAGAATGATGAGGCTAGTTGCTGCAGACAAGTGTCTTAAGTTCTTTGCACGTTTTACTCCTCGTTCAATTTGTTAAGGTTTAATGATTCTTAAATTTCCTTCTTGGGAAGATATGCTGGAATACTTGGACTAGGGACTGTAAGTATCAATATGTAATGTGTACTTAAAATGGAGATACTTTCTAGTATTAGAAAGACCCACTTTTAAGCACTGAAGTTGCAGTAACAAAGTACAAGTGAAATTGTATCTTATTAACATTACAAATTTATCTTTTGAAAGTATGCATGAATTTCTATTGGCTAAATCAAGAATACTTTTCAAGGCAGATGAAGGGAGCTGGGAATCCCATAATTGTTCATCTGGAATAACTGCTGAAgcaggaaaaatgtatttgataTGTTGCAGTGTTGTAGAAAGAAAATGTTAGATTCTGAAAGTGGTCCAGATAAATCTCTTATGCAGAGATTCTCTGTTTCAAGCATCCTTTTAGTGGTGAATATGAATTCTCAAGGTTGCCAGTGAAGATACTGCTGGGGAAATGGTACTTGCCTAATACATGAACTCACTCAAATACAGGAATAACTCAGCACTAGTTCATGAGCAGATTAGCAGTCTACCTCAAATATACATGGGTGCATCTGAAATTGCCCCTTTTAAATACTCTAAATTGTTGAGAGATTGCATGAGAAAAGATCTGATGCTGTCTGGCATTTAGGATTTCTGCCACCTATTTTTATCCAAACCCAGATTTTGCAGTTTTGCATCTATTTTCATACACAATGAATGGTAATTCATTGAAAACATGCATAAGATGCTAATATGAAATCAGCATGGTAAGTAGAGAACTCTTATGTTGCTTCTTAAtgtttgattccttttttttttttttaatggaataaaacGCACccatgaaaggaaaatgaaatgtaaagatTCTTAAATCAATTCATTTTGAAGATACGTATTCACTACCATGAAGTAAGTCTAGTTTcttgcaaaaaagaagaaaataatttgggCAATAAATTGTGTTTGGAAGTTGACAAAAGTGTATATAACTAGACAAGAAACTGCTTCCTCTTCATGAAAATTGATATTTCATCCTAATTCAGCGTGGACAGATCaagcttacatttttctttctcttaagcTTGGGAAAATGTGGTGCCCTTTAGCTTAAAGTTCTGGCTTTTTGCCTTTCAGTTTCGAAAAGATGCAAGTTTGTCAGCAGTGAAAGGTCTTCATAAACTATTCAAGAGAAAAGGCTTCAGATGAATGGTGTTTCTTGACTGTCATCTTCTGGGCCATTTTTATTAATCTTGATAAAATAATCATGtaatcaaattttaaagcaaaacaaaaataccttttAGGAAGTGTACTATTTTGGAAGCAAAATGAGCAGTTTAACATTTGCTGCCTGTGTTATGAAGCCATCTTGATGTCTCCAGCAGTTAGTTCATTTTTCTGGACTCAAATTTTGACAAGTCTTGAATAGCATGCAAGATTAACAGAATACGTTTCCAGTTGGTCTGTCTATTCTATTGTGTAAGCTGTCTGGATTCAAACATGGTTAATTAACAGACGTGGTAGGCACCAATACCTTAAATGTAATTTCTGCATGCTGTTGTACACTGATACCTGTTGATTGCTGAAAAGAATGATGATAATACCTAtgcatttaaatttgttttaactGCATTACCCTTCCAAGCATTAACTAGTCTCTATATCCTGAAGTGGTAATGGGGGTAACTGACTTGAAACTAGTACAGTCGTAAGTGAAATGCCCCACTCTTCCCTGAATTTATCTAAGGATTATTCATCATGGATGTTCCTTTAAGGCTAAAGTGTGCCTTTGTAAAGAAGGTGGCATTTTCTAAATCTGCCgaccttttttttgcatttgaaagcaACTAACTTTGGCTTGAAGGCAACTACTACAGTTTGCCTGAATTCAGACTTTAAAATTGGAAAAGTTTGGCACTTCTGTAACTTACACCACTTCTGACTTCAACAGATCTGGTTTTGAAAACCTTAATTTGAATTTTGTTCTTTAGACATAGCTGTGTTGAATTGTATGAAACACACCCAGTCTATTGGGACAAAACTGCAGTGACTGCCAGATAAGCAAGTTAAGCACTCTTCTGCATGCATGTTTCTTCTATTAAGAGGTCTTTGtctccagcagctctgcaagcctTTGACACTGGCACCTCAGGTTAAAGAAAATAGTGCAGGTCTCTCATAGAAACCCTACTTTTAATGCCACAATCtagacctgtttttttttttgtttttttttttttttttttttttttttaatcctatctCTGTAGCCTTACATAGCTGAATCCAATGGAGCAATTAATAAAAATCCACTGGAAATGGTGAAGGCACTTACTTCAGGCAATGTCTGAAATTCCTCTATTCTGTATACCAAAGTAAATGCTGTCTTGGTAGCTATTGCTTGCTAAACTACTACTTTAAACTCAAGTGACAGATGTGCAAGTCAGCTGTCTAGTCAGTCAGGTgtggcaaaaaatgaaaaatgtattacCAACGGGGGGAAGCAACTTTCCTATTGTATAGCTTAGTAGTAGAACATCTTCCTCTGTCAGGACTGGCAACCCTGACAGCTGCTACTCTTGGCTAGTCTGCTGAGGAAACAGAGGCAGCCAACTATGCACTGACCTATGGAATGCCACAGACCAAAGAAATTAACTGGGTTGTGCATTGGGAAGGTTGGCACTAGACTACAGAGATTAGGAAAGTAGTGCCTTTCTATAGGAGCCTAACTCACAAAATCTTGAAAAACCTTGAACCTTGAGTGGAGATGCATACCTCCATGCAATTCAGAGCAAAGCATCTGATTCTGAAGATGTGCAGGACTTACTCACTTCATCTCTCAATTTCTTTTGGGTTAGTTTAAGCAGTTTCCTTGAGCATTTACAAGCTTTCTGAATCCTGTTGACAGTGTACAGCTTTTCTTGGGTATAAGTGAACATTTGTCTCTCTTGAATAGCTGTCCTTAAGAGATCTGAGATACTCCTTGTGTCTCGAATCATTCGACACTCTAGTTTTCTTTAGGTTCTTCCTCACTGCTAGTGGATTCTTCTCTAAATAAGTCTCTTTCAGTGGAATTCACAGTTGCTTTTGCATCTGATCCTCTCAAGATGAGAGAAGGGTTGTCACTCAAAGCCATGAGAATTGTTTTGCTGTCCAGTGCTATTGCTAGGGAGGAGATTTTGCTGTCAGTTATAAAAACAGATGTTACTGTACAACTTTTTAAGTCCCACAGACTTACTTCACCTGGAAGAAATGttaactttttattctttttattatataAGGTCTCTTTGATAACAAATGCCCCGTTCAAAATAGTTTCAAATCATCTCTTTTGTACCAATACTCTGATTAGCCTGCAGTCTTGGAAACTGTTAAGAGGACTAGAGAATTCCCTAATTCCCTAGAGCTGGCCAGTAAACTATTCTCTTTtgtgaaaatgtttgaaaaaaatttaatgaAGTTGTCATAATTGTTTTTTGAATCAAAGTCTCTTTTTAAGATGAAGTTCGTATTACATctgaatgctttttaatttttggttGGGGTTGGGTACAGAGTTCTAACAACTTGTTTTGAcaaattctatttttcttttcacccCAACTATCTCTGCATTCTGTTGGTTTACTAGTTAGGGCAAGTTCAGTTTTAAGTAAGCCAACAACGCTTTAAGTTTGAATGACAAATGTTAGACCAGACTTCCTCTGTTGTGCTGCAGACAGGAAGGAACGGGACATGCTGTGTTCTCACAGAACGGTACTGACTGCAGCAGTACTGCCGGTTTCATGTTTCTCTGAGATGCACTTCATGCACtgcacactgctttttttctgaaatacacatCAGGGAAGTTATAAGTAGCATACACAGCTAGACTGAAACTGTAATTAGTTCTCCTTTCCACAGGCCTATTTTACAGATTAGGGATTAGTGCTTAGTGGGCACATAGGCAATAAAATCCTCTCCAAAGTTTTGTTTTGGCATATCTAAGAGTACTTCCACTGAAAATGGTAAAACTGGTAAATGAATTACAGAGCAAATTACTGTAGTGAAAGTAAGGCTGGTAGAAAGTTGCAGCTTATAGttgaaaaaaataagcaattaTGTAATTCTGTGGTTGAACTTAGCATGATTTAAAAGCCTAAAGGGAAACTCCTGTCTCCTACTGAGAAGCAGAATAAGCTAAAAAGAATTCTAGAATCTTTTAGACTAATATCAGTGGACAAATTAGGATGAAATCCTGTCccaatttaaataaaattctgttgAGCCAGGATTCTACCCAGCATACAGATTTCCAGCTTCCTTTGACTAAAGCctaaaaaaagattaaagctCCATGGCAACTGCTATCTCAACTCCTGACAACCATAGTATAAATTACATCTTGGAAAAGCCTAATACTGAAAGTTTTATTTAGGTCACCAAGTCAGGCTAGGAAATGGTAGGCCTACAGTTACCACCCCAACCTTCATTCTGCTCCTGTGTGTTCTCAATGAAGCAGAGATTTTGTGGGAGGCAAACTGGATGACGCTAGGTAATTATACACAGTATGAATAAAAAGTGACTGGTTAGCTACAAATCTGACATTTTAAGGgcttaaatttgcattttttaatagtTTCATACTTTCAGGGGGAAAAGTGCCATTTATTTGCAACTGTAGCCTTCCCCAAGAGAACACGGTGAGGTTCAGCATGAAGACTGGACCCCAGACTGGTACGGTGTGAGGTTACCCAGCAGATACATTTGCTGGCAGGGGAGGAACAGcgttggtttattttttttaatggaggggGGGAAGCTGGACAGAGGTTGTGCACTGCGTTCATGAGCTCTCGAGTGCTCCACCAGTCCATGCTTGTACAATGTGCCACCGGAAGCTATGGGCTAGTTTCAGGCATGTACAGATATATGGTTTTCTTGTTGCTTGAGATATTTATAATCACTAATAGGCTATTAGTGTGAGTGGTGGAAATGAATATAAAAGGACATTAAAAGCCTAGAGTAAAAGGAATCTgt
Protein-coding sequences here:
- the ING2 gene encoding inhibitor of growth protein 2, translated to MCCGRGGMMLAGPQLVAGPAAPGGERARLLSLYVQDYLECVESLPLDIQRNVSLLREMDTQCQEALKEIDDVYEKYKSENDPVQKKRLQQHLQRALINSQELGDEKIQIVTQMLELVENRARQMETHSQCFQDLSENEKPLEKAKMESCQPERSSRRPRRQRTSESRDLCHIANGIDDCDEPPKEKRSKSSKKKKRSKAKQEREVSPVEFAIDPNEPTYCLCNQVSYGEMIGCDNEQCPIEWFHFSCVGLTYKPKGKWYCPKCRGDNEKTMDKCTDKSKKDRRSR